The Candidatus Eremiobacterota bacterium genome segment TCGCCGCTCTTCGCGGAGAGGTTAAAAAGCCTTATCTCGCTCAGGCCCGGTCCTCTATCTTTCTTTTCTTGAAGCCATGCGTAGACCTTCCCTCTTTCATCGGCCCACTGTGCCTTGCCGATTCTCATCGGGCCGTCGTAGAGAACTGTCTCGAAGCCATTCTTTGCAAGGTCCGCCACCGAGAGCCGATCTCTTTTGAAGTCATCGCCCTCCCTGTCAAGGTGCCTTGTGATCAGCTGCGCCCTGCCATCAGCCGAAATCTCGCCGCCCTGCAGGTGAGTGCCCTTGTCATCCTCAATCTCGTAAAGCTTCCTGAGGCTCCCCGTCCCTGGATCAAACCGGGAGAGGCGCCATGGGAACTGCTCATCGCGCCATGGGCCGCCGCCTGCGGGACGTGATAGATTTCCCCCCCTGGAGAGGAGGTAAAAGCTCTCTGCTGATTGCAGAAAACCTACCCAGTGGCAATCACTGCCATCAAGAGGGAGCCTTTCGCTTCTCACCAGCCTCCCCTCGTTGTCAAGGACGGCATAGCTCATGCTGCCTCTCGTCTCCCTCTCACCCGCGGGAAAAGTGAAAAGTGTCACCGTGCTGTTATGGAATATATCCACATTCCCGGAATAGTCGTATTTCACGGTAGCCGCATAGAGGCGCCTCCTGTGGCGGCCGCTGCGGTCCATCCTCCAGAGCTCGTATGTCGCTCCCGGCCCGAGAAGCATGCCGAAGACCTGGGGCTTGATGATCCTGACGAAATCAATATCGCCGCGGGGGGTGAAGCACGCATTGTTCAAGCCGAAAGCGCTCACCCTGGTTATCTTGTCACTGCCCTCTTCCATCAGCAGGAGGCGGTCTCCAAGGTAGAACAGTCCCCTGGTGGAGACGGTCCGGGGGACCTCGTAACGAACCGCGAGAAGAATGCCTCCCCTGTCTTGCGTGATGACCCCGACCCCGCCGGGCTTCCCTGTCAAAAGCGTGAGATCGAGGGTGAAGAGAAGCCACAGCCCCGCCGCCAGGCAGGGAAGCGCCACGAGGGCGCATTTCAGGATAACCAGCGCGCTCTTTCTTACCTCGAAAAAATCAGTCCTTATGAATACCGCCAGCGAGAGCGACAGGTAAAAGGATACCCAGAGAAGGGTCACTAGAAGGGGCGTCCAGCCTGTCATCGGCCAGTGAAGGCCGTATGACAGCATGGCGCTCACTGACGCAGTGACAAAGAAGAGGAGAAAAGCCAGGCTGTTGGCGCTCATCTCCCGCGAGGTGGCGGCCGTGGCGAAAAAGACCGTGGAGAGCATGACCAGGGGAATGGCAAGGACGAAGAAAGCCGCAGGGTCCCTGTATTCAGTGATGAGCCTGGAGAGCTCAAAGAAGGAGCCGTTCAGTGCAAAGTAAAGACCGAATATGGCAGAAAGCGAGAGGAGGCAGGCGGCGAGCTTTGCGCACCACAGCTTCCATCGCGGGAGAGGAAGGGAGAGGAGAAAGGTTATGTTCTTTTTTTCCACCTCACCTGCGATTGCGGGGCTTGCGATAAACATGGTGTAAAAGAGCGCCATGGCCAGGAACTCAATCAAAGCCACCGAATAGGCAAAATCCTTCATGGCGGTGCCCTGGTCTCTGGACAGGGAAAAGCAGAGAATAAACAGCAGGGGGAGGAGGCAGAGTATGACTCCAATGGCCAGAACGGTTTTTTTCTCCTGCAGCTCCTTGATGATGAGGGCTCTCACTTCTCCTCCTTGAAGGGATAGAGTCTTGTCACTTTCGCGCCTTCCGGTGAAAAGGTGACAGAGGCAACGTGCCATGGCCAGAGGCAATAGACAAGCTCACCGCTGTTCCTCCACGTGATGGTCCACCGATCGGTCTTGTTGAAGTGCACCCCTTCAACAGGGAGGGCAGGGCTCCCGGAGCCAAGCTCCTTGTGATAGAGGGAAAGGGGTGATTCTTCGCCGGAGGCGTCATTGACGACAAAGATGACCCTCGTGCCGTCAGGTGAGAGATGAAGTCCCGCTATGCCATCAGCCTCGAAAACAGTCTTCGCGGTATTCTCATCGGTGTTGAATACAAGAGCTTTCTCTTTCCGCCCTCTTTCCTTTTCAATAAAGAGTACGGAGCTTTCATCGCGAAGAAAATGAGGACGGGAGAGCGTGCCCTTTTCTGTCATGT includes the following:
- a CDS encoding ABC transporter permease, whose translation is MRALIIKELQEKKTVLAIGVILCLLPLLFILCFSLSRDQGTAMKDFAYSVALIEFLAMALFYTMFIASPAIAGEVEKKNITFLLSLPLPRWKLWCAKLAACLLSLSAIFGLYFALNGSFFELSRLITEYRDPAAFFVLAIPLVMLSTVFFATAATSREMSANSLAFLLFFVTASVSAMLSYGLHWPMTGWTPLLVTLLWVSFYLSLSLAVFIRTDFFEVRKSALVILKCALVALPCLAAGLWLLFTLDLTLLTGKPGGVGVITQDRGGILLAVRYEVPRTVSTRGLFYLGDRLLLMEEGSDKITRVSAFGLNNACFTPRGDIDFVRIIKPQVFGMLLGPGATYELWRMDRSGRHRRRLYAATVKYDYSGNVDIFHNSTVTLFTFPAGERETRGSMSYAVLDNEGRLVRSERLPLDGSDCHWVGFLQSAESFYLLSRGGNLSRPAGGGPWRDEQFPWRLSRFDPGTGSLRKLYEIEDDKGTHLQGGEISADGRAQLITRHLDREGDDFKRDRLSVADLAKNGFETVLYDGPMRIGKAQWADERGKVYAWLQEKKDRGPGLSEIRLFNLSAKSGEVIYRTGKDQVFSASPRWLKGTKYLYLSVYHRTTWEQQFLLMDLEKRETRCLHRDRGVSLTLLSPGLTKLAFLKMEHHGGDFTDHHEYMNPREEKLTLLIKDCATSEFCQASAFDKVRIIRGNYSYDIEMQWRGDGELLLFRDPFEAWSFRDGGKAARRLFP